Proteins from a genomic interval of bacterium:
- a CDS encoding NDP-sugar synthase translates to MKPARFRAVILAAGLGTGLRPLTLSLPKPLLPVAGLPVLGHTLQALQKRGCEAAAINLHYQGEKIASRFGSDFEGMPIRYSREEEIRGTLGALGPLREFLAPSEVVLVLNGDSLARWPLAKLLRHHQKHQPRATLMVSSRARVGDYGGGIGIERDGRVVSFRKTAPDEPQESKETRRRVFAGAHVLSPELVERVPPSPSDFILDLYQPLVESGERIDAVESSDLWFDLGTPRRYLQGVIGWAGKSGWRRRGWWSSEAEVDPEASVRGSVLEAGTKISAGARVRRSLVLSGASIGAGARVRDSVIGFSVNLPSGTVVENRLVTEARADTPPHAKASVVGGLVYGPLGDE, encoded by the coding sequence TTGAAGCCGGCGCGTTTTCGGGCCGTCATCCTTGCTGCCGGGTTAGGCACCGGGCTCCGTCCGCTGACGCTTTCCTTGCCGAAACCCCTGCTTCCCGTGGCCGGCCTGCCGGTCTTGGGCCACACTTTGCAGGCGCTGCAAAAGCGTGGTTGCGAGGCAGCCGCGATCAATCTTCACTATCAAGGGGAGAAGATCGCCTCTCGGTTCGGCTCGGATTTCGAGGGCATGCCAATTCGTTACTCGCGCGAGGAGGAGATCCGGGGAACGCTCGGTGCTCTGGGTCCACTTCGAGAGTTTCTCGCCCCATCCGAAGTCGTGCTCGTGCTCAATGGCGACAGCCTCGCGCGATGGCCGCTTGCCAAGCTCCTTCGGCACCACCAGAAACACCAGCCAAGGGCGACTCTGATGGTTTCCTCGCGAGCGCGAGTCGGCGACTACGGTGGCGGCATCGGCATCGAGCGCGATGGCAGAGTGGTGTCGTTCAGAAAAACAGCCCCGGATGAGCCCCAGGAATCCAAGGAGACCAGGCGAAGGGTCTTTGCCGGCGCCCATGTCCTTTCGCCGGAACTCGTGGAGAGAGTTCCCCCCTCACCGTCCGATTTCATCCTCGACCTGTATCAACCATTGGTCGAGAGCGGTGAACGCATAGACGCCGTCGAGAGCTCGGACCTGTGGTTCGATCTCGGAACTCCGAGGCGCTATCTGCAAGGGGTCATCGGTTGGGCGGGCAAGAGCGGCTGGCGCCGGCGCGGTTGGTGGAGCTCGGAAGCCGAGGTGGACCCGGAAGCCTCGGTCCGAGGATCCGTGCTGGAAGCGGGCACCAAGATCTCTGCGGGCGCGCGGGTTCGCCGGTCATTGGTCCTCTCCGGGGCCTCGATCGGCGCCGGTGCCAGAGTTCGGGATTCGGTGATCGGCTTCTCGGTGAACCTGCCATCGGGTACGGTGGTCGAGAACCGCCTCGTCACCGAGGCACGCGCCGACACGCCGCCACACGCTAAGGCCTCGGTTGTCGGCGGACTGGTCTACGGTCCCCTCGGCGACGAATAG
- a CDS encoding HAD-IA family hydrolase: MAGSLYRLVVFDWDGTLLDSIATIVGCTQATLDELGLPPADEANIRSAIGLGIRETVDSFCPGCSEETFGRIVEVYRRLWFGRYVDEPVLFEGVEGLLEGLAEEGRLLAVATAKSRRGLATDLERTGLGRFFQASRTVDEAASKPSPDMLLGILNELGVRPEEALMVGDAVHDLQMATNAGVASVGVASGTTARDVLLGSGPLECLDTVAALPEWLAENALDPVRSSPKELAR, translated from the coding sequence GTGGCGGGGTCTCTTTACAGGCTGGTTGTATTCGATTGGGACGGCACACTTTTGGATTCGATTGCCACCATCGTGGGTTGCACGCAGGCGACGCTCGACGAGCTGGGATTGCCGCCGGCGGACGAAGCCAATATCCGCTCGGCCATCGGCCTGGGCATCCGCGAAACGGTGGATTCGTTCTGTCCGGGGTGTAGCGAGGAGACCTTCGGCAGAATCGTCGAGGTCTACCGGAGGCTCTGGTTCGGACGCTACGTCGACGAGCCGGTGCTGTTCGAAGGCGTCGAGGGATTGCTCGAAGGCCTTGCCGAGGAGGGTCGTTTGCTGGCCGTGGCTACGGCGAAGAGCAGGAGGGGGCTCGCCACTGATCTCGAGCGCACCGGCCTGGGCCGTTTCTTCCAGGCCAGCCGAACCGTCGACGAAGCGGCCAGCAAACCCAGCCCGGACATGCTTCTCGGCATCCTGAACGAGCTCGGCGTGCGTCCGGAAGAGGCACTGATGGTCGGCGACGCCGTCCACGATCTGCAGATGGCGACCAACGCGGGTGTTGCGTCGGTGGGTGTGGCCAGTGGCACCACGGCGCGGGACGTGCTGCTTGGTAGCGGACCCCTCGAGTGTCTCGATACGGTCGCCGCGCTGCCGGAATGGTTGGCGGAGAACGCTCTCGATCCGGTGCGATCTTCGCCGAAGGAGCTGGCTCGATGA